From a single Pseudopipra pipra isolate bDixPip1 chromosome 15, bDixPip1.hap1, whole genome shotgun sequence genomic region:
- the LOC135422374 gene encoding protocadherin beta-15-like has protein sequence MCLELGDAGDRAFDAVPVLLPLRCHCGGSEPVCLFGEGSSIFPGSASASRCGGKRSVPLLRPCLSKCADSPARRAESSRLRAGCGQGGVRTEARQVTELSVRWESSGDLSGLISILAGTSIPASMCARPAPGSAAGERRHRACARVSVGRAERQRGQRAAAGAVPARTAGWWSRLRRRRARPSPAQHSQAQPSSQQPSRAERAAAAAASAGSASRAWHTAAALRAADQTGIQREKKGTRPLPLSLGTTREIHEKEIGHRRRRRRRRRRAMAMARQVLCVCALLSLALARSQPIRYSVAEEADSGSLVGNLAQDAALPPAQLSARRARLLAEDGRQHFRLDRASGRLVVADRLDREQLCAQADTCTLTFELLLADPLQFFRVEVALHDINDHSPVFPAERVTFKIPERGDPGSRFPLEVAQDLDIGSNSVQAYSISPENEYFSVSYGSRIRGKKYVELVLEKPLDREEQAEMDFSLIAVDGGSPPRSGTTQIHITVLDVNDNAPIFTQEVYDAQVFENAPEGSVVLTVLATDQDAGTNGDISYQFSEAVGQSDSAFVVDPITGEIKLKKPLDFEAAETHELTVRATDGGGLSAICKVLVEVLDVNDNAPELVVSSFSSPLAENSAPGTVVALFSVRDRDAGANGKVSCALDDQLIFSLRPAYKNYYELVTVSALDREETAQYMVTVTAADAGSPPLTSSHTFSVAISDVNDNAPVFNQSSYTMYVRENNVPSVLVGAVSAADADVGLNAKVTYSLSAGQAAERPWCSCLSVNSESGQVFVLRALDYEQLRQSEVVVSASDAGSPPLRANVTVRLLVLDENDNAPLVLYPAPDSGPASSELVPVSAEAGYLVSKVVAIDADSGQNSWLSYHLLRATDPGLFAVAAQSGEVRLRRPVTDRDSVKHKLVVLVRDNGRPPLSATAALSALLLKDFSDLRQPHGSPATDDQPGSLTTYLILALVFVSLLFLASTAAFVARRLCKRKELKAAHVLDGADNLPSGLAEAAAAGTLPHPYCYEISLTTGSGNSEFKFLKPFVPGLTPQPWAMGGGPSEEQVFPCVPVPTEDVTPDDAGTVSAERFNRLSFN, from the coding sequence ATGTGTCTAGAGCTTGGAGATGCAGGCGATAGAGCGTTCGATGCCGTGCCCGTGCTGTTACCGCTGCGCTGCCACTGCGGAGGCTCCGAGccggtttgtttgtttggggaaGGCAGCTCAATCTTTCCAGGCTCAGCCTCTGCCTCACGCTGCGGTGGAAAACGCTCTGTGCCGCTTTTACGACCGTGTTTATCGAAGTGCGCGGACTCTCctgccaggagagcagagagctCACGGCTACGAGcgggctgtgggcaggggggagTGCGGACAGAGGCGAGACAGGTGACGGAGCTGTCCGTGCGCTGGGAGTCAAGCGGCGACCTCTCAGGGCTCATCTCGATCCTTGCCGGCACTTCCATCCCCGCTTCCATGTGCGCGCGTcctgccccgggctcagccGCGGGCGAGCGGCGGCACCGCGCGTGTGCGCGCGTGTCCGTGGGCCGGGCCGAGCGGCAGCGCGggcagcgggcggcggcgggcgcagTCCCAGCGCGCACCGCTGGGTGGTGGTCTCGGCTAAGGCGCCGCCGAGCCCgacccagcccagctcagcacagccaagcccagcccagctcccaacAGCCCAGCCGGGCGGAGCGGGCAGCGGCTGCGGCAGCGAGCGCTGGCTCTGCCAGCCGAGCCTGGCACACCGCGGCTGCACTCCGGGCTGCCGACCAGACCGGAATacagagggagaagaagggCACCCGCCCGCTGCCGCTTTCGTTGGGGACTACGCGAGAGATCCACGAGAAGGAGATCGGacaccgccgccgccgccgccgccgccggaggAGGGCCATGGCGATGGCAAGGCAAgtgctttgtgtgtgtgctttgctCTCCCTGGCGCTCGCTCGCTCGCAGCCCATCCGCTACTCCGTGGCCGAGGAGGCGGACAGCGGCTCCCTCGTAGGCAACCTGGCGCAGGACGCGGCGCTGCCGCCGGCGCAGCTCTCGGCTCGCCGCGCCCGCCTGCTGGCCGAGGACGGCCGGCAGCACTTTCGCCTCGACCGCGCCAGCGGCCGCCTCGTCGTGGCCGACAGGCTCGACCGGGAGCAGCTGTGCGCCCAGGCCGACACCTGCACGCTCACCTTCGAGCTGCTGCTGGCCGACCCGCTGCAGTTCTTTCGGGTCGAGGTGGCCCTGCATGACATCAATGACCACTCGCCCGTTTTCCCTGCGGAACGAGTCACTTTTAAGATCCCCGAAAGGGGCGACCCGGGCTCTCGTTTCCCTCTGGAGGTTGCTCAGGACCTTGATATTGGTAGCAACAGCGTCCAGGCATACAGCATCTCTCCCGAGAACGAGTACTTTAGCGTCTCATATGGGAGTCGGATTAGGGGCAAGAAATATGTTGAACTTGTTTTGGAAAAGCCTCTAGACAGAGAGGAACAGGCAGAGATGGATTTCAGTCTCATTGCCGTGGACGGAGGTTCTCCACCCAGGAGTGGGACCACCCAAATTCACATTACAGTTCTGGATGTCAATGACAACGCTCCCATCTTTACACAGGAGGTGTATGATGCGCAGGTTTTTGAAAACGCACCAGAGGGCTCTGTGGTCCTGACTGTGTTGGCAACAGATCAGGATGCCGGAACTAATGGGGACATCTCCTATCAGTTCAGTGAAGCAGTTGGCCAGAGTGACTCAGCATTTGTGGTTGATCCCATAACAGGTGAAATCAAACTCAAAAAGCCTCTAGATTTTGAGGCAGCAGAGACTCATGAACTCACTGTGAGGGCCACAGATGGTGGGGGCCTTTCCGCAATCTGCAAGGTGTTGGTGGAGGTGTTGGATGTGAATGACAATGCCCCGGAGCTGGTGGTCAGTTCCTTCAGCAGTCCCCTCGCCGAGAACTCAGCGCCCGGCACGGTCGTTGCCCTCTTCAGTGTCAGGGACCGCGATGCCGGGGCCAACGGCAAGGTCTCCTGTGCCCTCGACGATCAGCTCATCTTCTCCCTGCGCCCAGCCTACAAGAATTACTATGAGCTGGTGACGGTGAGTGCCCTGGACCGCGAGGAGACGGCTCAGTACATGGTGACGGTGACAGCAGCAGACGCGGGCTCCCCTCCTCTGACGAGCAGCCACACCTTCAGCGTGGCCATCTCGGACGTCAATGACAACGCGCCTGTCTTCAACCAGAGCTCGTACACCATGTACGTGCGTGAGAACAATGTGCCCAGCGTGCTGGTTGGAGCCGTGAGTGCCGCAGATGCCGACGTGGGGCTCAACGCCAAGGTGACCTATTCGCTGTCAGCGGGGCAAGCGGCGGAGCGGCCTTGGTGCTCGTGCCTGTCGGTGAACTCGGAGAGCGGGCAGGTGTTTGTGCTGCGAGCGCTGGACTACGAGCAGCTGAGGCAGAGCGAGGTGGTGGTGAGCGCCTCTGACGCGGGCTCTCCTCCGCTGCGAGCCAACGTCACCGTCCGCCTGCTGGTGCTGGACGAGAACGACAACGCCCCGCTCGTGCTGTACCCGGCGCCCGACAGCGGCCCGGCCTCCAGCGAGCTGGTGCCCGTGTCGGCTGAGGCGGGCTACCTCGTCTCCAAAGTGGTGGCCATCGACGCCGACTCGGGGCAGAACTCGTGGCTCTCGTACCACCTGCTCAGGGCCACCGACCCCGGGCTCTTTGCCGTGGCTGCCCAAAGCGGCGAGGTGAGGCTCAGGAGGCCCGTGACAGACAGAGACAGCGTCAAGCACAAGCTCGTCGTCCTGGTGCGAGACAACGGCCGCCCACCCCTCTCAGCCACCGCCGCTCTCAGCGCACTCCTGCTCAAGGACTTCTCCGACCTGCGCCAACCGCACGGCAGCCCCGCCACCGACGACCAGCCTGGCTCCCTCACCACCTACTTGATCCTTGCCTTGGTCTTCgtctccctgctcttcctcGCCTCCACAGCAGCCTTCGTGGCTCGCAGGCTGTGcaagagaaaggagctgaaggCTGCCCACGTGCTTGACGGGGCCGACAACTTGCCGAGCGGCCTGGCcgaggcagctgctgcagggacccTGCCCCACCCCTACTGCTACGAGATCAGCCTCACCACGGGCTCGGGCAACAGCGAGTTCAAGTTCCTCAAGCCCTTCGTCCCCGGCCTgacaccacagccctgggccaTGGGCGGGGGCCCCAGTGAGGAACAGGTTTTCCcttgtgtccctgtccccacagaggATGTGACACCGGACGATGCTGGGACTGTCTCTGCAGAACGGTTCAATCGTCTTTCCTTTAACTAG
- the LOC135422379 gene encoding protocadherin beta-15-like codes for MCARPAPGSAEGERRHRACARVSVGRAERQRGQRAAAGAVPARTAGWWSRLRRRRARPSPAQHSQAQPSSQQPSRAERAAAAAASAGSASRAWDTAAALRAADPTGIQREREGTRPDRRLFSLGTTREIREKEIGHRRRRRRRRRAMAMARQVLCVCALLSLALARSQPIRYSVAEEADSGSLVGNLAQDAALPPAQLSARRARLLAEDGRQHFRLDRASGRLVVADRLDREQLCAQADTCTLAFELLLADPLQFFRVEVTLQDINDHSPVFPAERVTFKIPETSEPGSCFPLEGARDLDIGSNSVQTYSISPKNQYFSVSYGSRSGDDKYVELVLEKPLDREEQADIKFSLIAVDGGSPPRSGTTQIHIIILDANDNSPVFTKEVYLARILENTPEGSVVLTVLATDQDEGINGDISYQFSEAVSQSDSSFEIDPITGEIKLTKPLDFEAAETHELRVRGTDGGGLSAICKVLVEVLDVNDNAPELVVSSFSSPLAENSAPGTVVALFSVRDRDAGANGKVSCALDDQLVFSLRPAYKNYYELVTVSGLDREETAEYMVTVTAADAGSPPLTSSHTFSVAISDVNDNAPVFNQSSYTMYVRENNVPSVLVGAVSAADADVGLNAKVTYSLSAGQAAERPWCSCLSVNSESGQVFVLRALDYEQLRQSEVVVSASDAGSPPLRANVTVRLLVLDENDNAPLVLYPAPDSGPASSELVPVSAEAGYLVSKVVAVDADSGQNSWLSYHLLRATDPGLFAVAAQSGEVRLRRPVTDRDSVKHKLVVLVRDNGRPPLSATAALSALLLKDFSNLRQPHGSPATDDQPGSLTTYLILALVFVSLLFLASTAAFVARRLCKRKELKAAHVLDGADNLPSGLAEAAAAGTLPHPYCYEISLTTGSGNSEFRFLKPFGPGLTPQPWAVAGGPIEEQVFPCVPVPTEDVTPDDAGTVSAEQFNHLSFN; via the coding sequence ATGTGCGCGCGTcctgccccgggctcagccGAGGGCGAGCGGCGGCACCGCGCGTGTGCGCGCGTGTCCGTGGGCCGGGCCGAGCGGCAGCGCGggcagcgggcggcggcgggcgcagTCCCAGCGCGCACCGCTGGGTGGTGGTCTCGGCTAAGGCGCCGCCGAGCCCgacccagcccagctcagcacagccaagcccagcccagctcccaacAGCCCAGCCGGGCGGAGCGGGCAGCGGCTGCGGCAGCGAGCGCTGGCTCTGCCAGCCGAGCCTGGGACACCGCGGCTGCACTCCGGGCTGCCGACCCGACCGGAAtacagagggagagggaaggtacCCGACCCGACCGCCGCCTCTTTTCGTTGGGGACTACGCGAGAGATCCGCGAGAAGGAGATCGGacaccgccgccgccgccgccgccggaggAGGGCCATGGCGATGGCAAGGCAAgtgctttgtgtgtgtgctttgctCTCCCTGGCGCTCGCTCGCTCGCAGCCCATCCGCTACTCCGTGGCCGAGGAGGCGGACAGCGGCTCCCTCGTAGGCAACCTGGCGCAGGACGCGGCGCTGCCGCCGGCGCAGCTCTCGGCTCGCCGCGCCCGCCTGCTGGCCGAGGACGGCCGGCAGCACTTTCGCCTCGACCGCGCCAGCGGCCGCCTCGTCGTGGCCGACAGGCTCGACCGGGAGCAGCTGTGCGCCCAGGCCGACACCTGCACGCTCGCCTTCGAGCTGCTGCTGGCCGACCCGCTGCAGTTCTTTCGGGTCGAGGTGACCCTGCAAGACATCAATGACCATTCGCCCGTTTTCCCTGCGGAACGTGTCACTTTTAAGATCCCAGAAACGAGCGAGCCTGGCTCTTGTTTCCCTCTGGAGGGGGCTCGGGACCTTGATATTGGCAGCAATAGCGTCCAGACATACAGCATCTCTCCCAAGAACCAATACTTTAGCGTCTCCTATGGGAGTCGGAGTGGCGATGACAAATATGTTGAACTGGTTTTGGAAAAGCCACTAGACAGAGAGGAACAGGCAGATATAAAATTCAGTCTCATTGCCGTGGATGGTGGTTCTCCTCCCAGAAGTGGGACCACACAAATTCACATTATAATTCTCGATGCAAACGACAACTCCCCAGTGTTCACAAAGGAGGTGTACCTTGCGCGGATTTTAGAAAACACACCAGAGGGCTCTGTGGTCCTGACTGTGCTGGCAACTGATCAGGATGAAGGAATTAATGGAGACATCTCCTATCAGTTCAGCGAAGCAGTCAGCCAGAGTGACTCATCATTTGAGATTGATCCTATAACAGGTGAAATTAAACTCACAAAGCCTCTGGACTTTGAGGCAGCAGAGACTCACGAACTCCGTGTTAGGGGCACAGATGGTGGGGGCCTTTCAGCAATCTGCAAGGTGTTGGTGGAGGTGTTGGATGTGAATGACAATGCCCCGGAGCTGGTGGTCAGTTCCTTCAGCAGTCCCCTCGCCGAGAACTCAGCGCCCGGCACGGTCGTTGCCCTCTTCAGTGTCAGGGACCGCGATGCTGGGGCCAACGGCAAGGTCTCCTGTGCCCTCGACGATCAACTCGTCTTCTCCCTGCGCCCAGCCTACAAGAATTACTATGAGCTGGTGACGGTGAGTGGCCTGGACCGCGAGGAGACGGCTGAGTACATGGTGACGGTGACAGCAGCAGACGCGGGCTCCCCTCCTCTGACGAGCAGCCACACCTTCAGCGTGGCCATCTCGGACGTCAATGACAACGCGCCTGTCTTCAACCAGAGCTCGTACACCATGTACGTGCGTGAGAACAATGTGCCCAGCGTGCTGGTTGGAGCCGTGAGTGCCGCAGATGCCGACGTGGGGCTCAACGCCAAGGTGACCTATTCGCTGTCAGCGGGGCAAGCGGCGGAGCGGCCTTGGTGCTCGTGCCTGTCGGTGAACTCGGAGAGCGGGCAGGTGTTTGTGCTGCGAGCGCTGGACTACGAGCAGCTGAGGCAGAGCGAGGTGGTGGTGAGCGCCTCTGACGCGGGTTCTCCTCCGCTGCGAGCCAACGTCACCGTCCGCCTGCTGGTGCTGGACGAGAACGACAACGCCCCGCTCGTGCTGTACCCGGCGCCCGACAGCGGCCCGGCCTCCAGCGAGCTGGTGCCCGTGTCGGCTGAGGCGGGCTACCTCGTCTCCAAAGTGGTGGCCGTCGACGCCGACTCGGGGCAGAACTCCTGGCTCTCGTACCACCTGCTCAGGGCCACCGACCCCGGGCTCTTTGCCGTGGCTGCCCAAAGCGGCGAGGTGAGGCTCAGGAGGCCCGTGACAGACAGAGACAGCGTCAAGCACAAGCTCGTCGTCCTGGTGCGAGACAACGGCCGCCCACCCCTCTCAGCCACCGCCGCTCTCAGCGCACTCCTGCTCAAGGACTTCTCCAACCTGCGCCAACCGCACGGCAGCCCCGCCACCGACGACCAGCCCGGCTCCCTCACCACCTACTTAATCCTTGCCTTGGTCTTCgtctccctgctcttcctcGCCTCCACAGCAGCCTTCGTGGCTCGCAGGCTGTGcaagagaaaggagctgaaggCTGCCCACGTGCTTGACGGGGCCGACAACTTGCCGAGTGGCCTGGCcgaggcagctgctgcagggacccTGCCCCACCCCTACTGCTACGAGATCAGCCTCACCACGGGCTCGGGCAACAGCGAGTTCAGGTTCCTCAAGCCCTTTGGCCCTGGCCTgacaccacagccctgggccgTGGCCGGGGGCCCCATTGAGGAACAGGTTTTCCcttgtgtccctgtccccacagaggACGTGACACCGGACGATGCTGGGACTGTCTCTGCAGAACAGTTCAACCATCTTTCCTTTAACTAG